The genomic DNA AACCCGCAGGATCGAAGGCCGGACCCCCGCCATCCACCCCGGATCGGTGGGGGCTCCGTAGAATCCACAATAGGCATGGCAGCGCTGCGAATACGCTTAAAATGCAAGATAAATTGGTGATTTCCTCAGCGTTTGCAGCAATTTAGAGGGTTGGCTGCGGCTTGGGTGAACCCGACGATGGGCGGCCGTGGTGCGACAATATGGTGATGTTTTTCGGCCATTAATACAGTAGAAGTAGCACTTAAGTAGTGTTTGTGCGTGTTCTCCGCGACGGGGTGCTGGCTTATGCGCGATAATGGACCGGTTACGAACCGCGAAATCGAAATGACCGACGATATGCTGCTTGTGTCGCGAACCGACACCCGCGGCAAAATTACGTTCGTCAATAAAGCATTCGTTGATATTAGCGGATTCTCAGAAACCGAATTAATCGGCGCGCCCCACAACGTTGTCCGCCATCCGGACATGCCCCCGGCGGCCTTCGCCAACCTGTGGGAAACCATCAAGGACGGCCGGCCATGGGAAGGTCTGGTCAAGAACCGCTCCAAAAACGGTGACCATTACTGGGTGAAGGCAAACGTCACCCCGATCACCGAGAAGGGCGTGGTGACGGAGTACATCTCGATCCGCACCAAGCCGAGCCGCGAGGCGGTGGCGGAGGCGGAGCGCATCTACGCCGAGATCCGCGCCGGGCGCGGCCAGCAGTACGGGTTGCTGGACGGCCAGATCGTCCGCCGCGGCTTCGGGGTCTGGCTGGGCAATCTGGTGTCCAGCATCGCCGGCCGCATCCTGGCGACCACCGGCCTTCTCCTGCTGACCATCATGGTCCTCGGCTGGCTGAGCCTGACCGGCAGTGACAGCGTCGAGATCTTCGCGGGGCTGATGCTGTTCGGCCTGCTGGTGGCCGGCGTCGGCACGCTCAGCGTGCTGGGGACGGTCCGCCGTCCGCTCGGGCTCGTTGAAACCCATCTCGACGCCATCGCCCGCGGCGACCTGATGACCAACGTTCCCAGTTCCGGTGTGGCGGAGTTCGCGCGCATCCGGTCGCAGATCCGCGCCGTCAAGGCGAAGCTGAGCTACTCCATCCAGGAGCGCGCCGAGCGCCAGCGCCAAGCGGAGGAGGAGCGCATCACCGCCCTCCAGGCCATGGCCGAGACGGTGGAGCGCGAGGCCAGCCACGCGGTGGAGCAGGTGGCCCTGCGCACCGGCGGCATGGCCCAGGACGCCGACGCCATGGCGACCTCCGCGGAGCGGGTCAGCATCAACGCGCAGAACGTCGCCGCGGCGGCGGAGGAGGCTCTGGCCAACGCCCAGACCGTGGCGGCGGCGACGGAGGAGCTGGCGGCCTCGATCCGCGAGATCTCCGCGCAGATCGCCCATTCCAGCGCGGTCACCCGCCGCGCCGTGGAGAACGGCCAGCGCACCCAGGGCACCATCCAGTCGCTGTCCGAGGCGGTCGGCCGCATCGACGAGGTGGTCAAGCTGATCACCGACATCGCCAGCCAGACCAACCTGCTGGCGCTGAACGCGACCATCGAGGCGGCGCGTGCGGGCGAGGCCGGCAAGGGCTTCGCGGTGGTGGCGCAGGAGGTCAAGAACCTCGCCAACCAGACCGCCCGCTCGACCGAGGAGATCACCCGCCTGATCGCCGAGATCCAGGGGGTGACCGGCACCGCCGTGGGTGCGGTGGCGGAGATCGGCGACACCATCGGCGAGATCGACCAGATCTCCAGCGCCATCGCCGCCGCGATGGAGGAGCAGGCCGCCGCCACCCAGGAAATCAGCCGCAACGTGGTGGAGACCTCCAACGCCGCCCAGGAGGTGTCGGTGCGCATCGCCGCCGTCTCCAGCGACGCCGACCAGACCGGGTCCCAGGCCTCGGGCGTGCGGGCCGGCTCGGACGAGGTGGCGACCAGCATCGACGAGCTGCGCCGCGTGCTGGTGCGCGTCGTCCGCACCTCCACCAGCGACGCCGACCGCCGCCGCAGCCCGCGCTACCGGGTGAACGAGGCCTGCGGCGTCGTGGTGCATGGGCGCGACCAGTCCGGCACCCTGACCGACCTGTCGAACGGCGGCGCCATGCTGAGCGGGATCGCCGGCCTCGGCGTGGGCGACCGCGGCACCCTGCGGCTCGACCGCTTCGGCCTGTCCGTCGCCTTCGAGGTGCGGGCCATCGACAAGGCGGCGGTCCATGTCCGCTTCGCCGAAAGCGACGTGGCCCAGCCGCGCTTCCGCGACGTCTTCACCCAGCTCACCCGCGGGCTTCAGCCGGTGGCCGCCTGACGAACCGCAACCCGCCCTGAAAAAGCAACGGCCCGGCGTTCCGTACGCCGGGCCGTCGTCGTTTTGGGCTCTCTCCGTTCAGCCTTGCGGCTTGTCCACCCGGTAGCGGAAGTCGCAATGGCTGGCGCCCTGCATGATCGTCTGCGTCCGCTCCATCTTGATCGACGGGTCGTAGCCCGTGCAGAAGGCGGCGTCGCGGTTGCAGGACAACAGGTGGCCGATGTGACCCAGCCCCATCTCCCGGTACATCTCGGCGTAGCGGCAGCGGGTGACGTTGTAGTCGAACCGCGTCTCGTCCTGGTGCAGCACCTCCAGCCGCAGCGCGTCGTCCTTGGTCCACAGCGGCTGCAGGTCGGCGAAGCTTTTCAGGCTGGTGCCGTTCGGCTCGGTGGCGGCGAAGGCCGCGGCGGAATCCACCGCGGCGCGGGTGATGGCGGCGCCCAGGATGTCCTGCGCCACCGCCTCGCCCAGCCGGGCGGCCATCTCCTCATAGACCGGCTTCAGGATCGCCGCCTCGATCCCGCGGCGCTCCAGCATGCCCATCACCGGCTTGGCCGGCGGCGTGTCGGTCGGTTCGGTCATCATGGTCTCCGTCAATGCGCGTGCCCGCCGAGATAGGCTTCGGCGATGCGGGGATCGTCGCGGAGCTGGGCGGCCGGGCCGGCCAGCACGATGCGCCCGTCCTCCATCACCGCGGCGTGGTCGGCGACCCGCAGGGCGGCGCGGGCGTTCTGCTCGACCAGCAGGATCGACACGCCCTCCGCCCGGATGCGCTGCACCAGATCGAAGATCTGCGCGACCACCATCGGGGCCAGCCCCAGCGACGGCTCGTCGAGCAGAAGCAGGGCGGGGCGGCGCATCAGGGCGCGGGCGATGCACAGCATCTGCTGCTCGCCGCCCGACAGCGACCCGGCGTTCTGCCGCAGGCGTTCCCGCAGGACCGGAAACATGTCGAGCATCCGGTCGAGTTCGCCGAGCCCGATGTCGCCGCCGCCGAGCACCAGATTCTCCCGCACGCTCATGTTGGAGAAGATTTGGCGGCCTTCCGGCGCCTGCGACAGGCCGAGCTTGACGATGCGGTGGGCGGGCAGGTTGGCGATGGGCTCGCCGCGGAAGGCGATGCCGCCCCGGCTCGCCCGGTAGACGCCGGAGATCGCCCGCATCAGCGTCGTCTTGCCGACGCCGTTGGAGCCCAGCACGGCGACGATGGCGCCCTGCGCCACGGTCAAGTCGATGCCGTGCAGAATCTCCTGCGGCCCCATGGTGACGTGCAGGTTCTCGATCGCGAGGATCGGCGCGTCGGAGTGCGGCTGGCTCATGCGTCCACCCCCAGATAGGCTTCCAAGACTGCCGGATCGCGGCGGATGGCGTCGGGCGGGCCGTCGGCGATCTTGCGGCCGGAGGCGAGCACCAGGATGCGCTGGCAGATGCTCATGACCAGCGTCATGTCGTGCTCCACCAGCATGATGGTCAGGCCGGTGCCGTGCAGCCGCTTGATGAAGTCGGCCAGTGCGCGCGTCTCGGTGTCGTTCAGGCCGGCGGCCGGTTCGTCGAGGATCAGGAAGCGCGGCTGCATCGCCAGCGCGCGGGCGATCTCCAGATACTTGCGCTGGCCGTAGGGCAGGTTGGCCGCCAGCTCGCCCGCCACATGGGTCAGGCCGACCGCCTCCAGCGCCTCCCAGGTGCGGCGGCTGATCTCGGCGGAGCGGGCGCCGCCCCCGGCGAGGGAGCCGAACAGCGCGCCCAGCGCCCCCTGCGGCAGCGCGCCCACCGCGCCCACCGACACGTTGTCGAAGACCGACATGTTCGGGAAGACGCGCAGGTTCTGGAAGGTGCGGCTGATGCCCAGCCGGGCCACCTGGTTGGTCTTCAGCCCGCTGATGGTCCGGCCGTCGAAGGTGACGGTGCCCGACGACAGCGGCGTGAAGCCGGAGATCAGGTTGAACAGGGTGGTCTTGCCGGCGCCGTTCGGGCCGATCAGCCCGACCAGCTCGCCCTCGTCCACATGGCCGGTCACGTCGTTGACGGCCAGCACGCCGCCGAAGCGGCGGCTGACGTTGCGGATGTCGAGAAGATGGGTCATCGCCAGCCGATCCCTTCGCCCTTCACGGTGTTGCGCCACGCCGCGCCCAGCTGGCGCCGCGCGAGCTGGAGCGCGGAGACCTCGCCCAGCAGGCCCTTGGGCAGCAGCAGGATCGACAGGAACATCACCAGACCGACCATGATGTTGCGGAAGTCGCCGAAGGCGCGCAGCCCCTCCGGCAGCAGGATCAGCAGGAGCGCGCCGATCACCGCGCCGGGCAGGCTGCCCAGGCCGCCGACCACCACCATCGCCAGGATCAGGATGGATTCGGAGAACTTGAAGTCGCCCGGCGAGATGTAGCCGGTCATGTGCGCCCACAGGCTGCCCGCCACCCCGGCGAAGAAGGCCGACAGGGTGAAGGCCTCCATCTTCAGGCGCGCCGTGCTGACGCCCATGGCGTCGGCGCACTGGTCGTCCTCGCGGATCGAGCGCAGGGCGTTGCCGTAATAGGAGTGGCTGAGCCGCCCGATCGCCAGCACGCACAGCGCCACCACCGTCGCCACCGTGTAGTAGGTGGCGAGCCGGCCCGACAGGCTGAAGCCGAACAGCTCCAGGCCCTTGGTGACGATGATGCCGTTGGGGCCCTTGGTGAATTCCACCCAGTTCAGCATGACCAGATAGAGCATCTGCCCGATGGCCAGCGTCGCCACGGCGAAATAGATGCTGACCAGCCGCATGGTCGGCAGCGCCACCAGGAAGGCGATCAGCGCCGCCACCAGACCGGACAGCGGCAGCGTCACCGTGAAGCCCAGCCCGAACTTGGTCGAGAGCAGGGCGGCGGTGTAGGCGCCCACCCCGTAGAAGGCGGCGTGCCCGAGATGCAGCAGCCCGGCCACCCCGGTGACCAGATGCATGGAGGCGGACAGCAGGATGAAGATCAGCGCCAGATTGGCGATCTGATAAAAATAGCCGCGGTCGAAGCCGGCCAGCAGGGCGGGCAGCCCGACGAAGACCAGCAGGGCGAGCAGGAGCGGAATCAGCGCGCCCTGCCCGCGGCGCGGCGCCGACAGGTCAGACACGTTCACGGCGCGCTCCGAACAGTCCGTTGGGGAAGAAGATCAGGGTCAGGATCAGGAAGCCGTAGGCCACCATGTCCGACCAGCCCGACGACACGAAGGTCGTCGCCATGCTCTCCGAGATGCCCAGGATCAGGGCGCAGATCACCGCACCGGGAATCGAGGACAGCCCGCCCATCACCATGGCGACGAAGGCCTTGATGCCGGGCACGAAGCCCATGGCGGGGAAGATCGCCCCGTAATAGAGCCCGGTCAGAATGCCGGCCGCGGCCCCCATCATCGAGCCGACGACGAAGGTCATGATGATGGTGCGGTCGGTGTCGATGCCGACATACTTGGCGCCCAGCGGGTTGTTCGACACCGCCCGGATCGACAGGCCGATGCGGGTGCGGGTCAGCAGATACTGGAGACCGATCAGCATCGCCGCAGCCACGCCGAAGATGATGAAGTCGCCGGTCACCAGGATCACCGGCCCGATGCGCACCGGCGTGTTGATCAGGTACTCGAACGGGACGGAGCGCATCTGCGACCCGAACACGATCTCCAGCGCCTCGCGCACCACGATGGACACGGCGAGCGAGGAGAGCAGGGTGGATTCGCGCATCGCCCGCGACTTCAGCGACGCCTCGTCGGTGAAGCGGCGGAAGGGTTTGAAGGCGATCCGCTCCAGCGAGAATCCGGCCATGGCGCCGATCGCCAGGGCGATGAAGATCACCGCGAAGATCGGCGGGGCCGTCGCGGAAATCAGCACCAGCCCGGCGAAGGCGCCCAGCGTGTAGACCTCGCCATGGGCGAAGTTGACGACGTTCAGCACGCCGAAGATCAGCGTGAAGCCGATCGCCATCAGCGCGTAGGTCATCCCCAGCGACAGCCCGATGGCGAGCTGCTGGAGGTAGTAAGGGTCGATCATGCGGGCCGTTCGCTGGAGATCGTTAAAGCGGATTGCAATCCGCTTTGGACCGCGACGGCGGTCCCGGTCGCGTGTGCGACCGGAGCCCACCGGCGAATGAGGTGATATGAGCCTAAAGCGAACGAAGTTTCGCTTTAGGCTATCGGGTCGGTAGGGCGTGCGCCGGTCAGTCGGCGACCGGCACGAAGGCGCCGCCCTTGACCTCGACCTTCACCAGCTCCTTCTCGGCCTCGCGGTCGGCGCTGAAGCTGGTCTTGCCGGTCACGCCGGCGAAGTCCTTGGTCTGGGCCAGGGCGTCACGCACCTTCTCGCGGGTCGGGTTCGGGTAGGCCTTCTCGACCGCGGCCAGCATGATGCGCACGGCGTCATAGGCCTGGGCCGGGAACTGGCCCGGAACCGCGCCGTTGGAGGCGGCCTTCCACTCCGTCACGAAATGCTGGATGTGCGGGGCCGGGTCGGTCGGCAGGAAGTTCGAGGTCAGGTGCACGCCTTCCGCGGCTTCGCCGGCCAGCTCGATCAGCTTCGGGCTGTAGGCGGCCGAGGTCGAGTAGACCGGGGTCTTGATGCCGAGCTGCTGCACCTGACGCAGGAACTGCGCGCCGTCCTCGTAGAAGAAGCCGGTGTAGATGGCGTCCGGCTTCGCACGCTCCAGCTTGCTGATCAGCGAGCGGTAGTCCTTCAGGCCGCGGTTGAAGAACTCGGAGAAGACCACCGTGCCGCCGTTGGCCTTCACGCCGTCGGTGAAGCCGGAGACGACGGACTGGCCCCAGTCGGTCTGCTCGGCGATGACGGCGATGTTCTTGTAGCCCTTGGACAGCATCCACTTGGCGTTGTAGGGGCCTTCCTGCGCCTGGGTGGCGATGTTGCGGAACTGGTACTTGGAGATCTTGGTGTAGTCGGGGTGCGAGGCCGTCTGCGAGAGCTGCGGCATCCCGGCGTCCTTGTAGACCTGCGCCGAGGCCATCGACACGCCCGAGGTGAAGTCGCCCAGGACGCCGACGATCTCCTTGTCGTCCACGAACTTGCGGGCGATGTTGGTGCCCTCCTTGGCGTCGGAGCGGCTGTCCTCGAAGACGATCTCGGCCTTGAACGGCTTGCCGGCGGCGTTGAACTCGGCCAGGGCGATCTCGGCGGCCTTGCGGAAGTCCTGGCCGTACTGGGCGGTCTCGCCGGTCAGCGGCAGCTGGTAGCCGAGCTTGACGGTGTCGGCGGCCAGGGCGGTGCCGGCAAGCGCACCGGTCATCAGGGCGGCGAGGGAGGCGGTCTTCAGGGCGGTCATCGCGGGTGAACCTTTCTTGTGAAGGCCGGCTTCGAGGCCGGTGTTGGGCAGCGTCGTACGGTTGGATGGCTTCAGACGGAGGATCAGGCGGCCTTCGGGCCGGGCAGGACCTTCAGACGGCAACAGCCTTCGTCACCGGGCTTCCAGGTCTCGCCGCGGAAGACGAAGCCGGCCGCCTCGAACAGGCCGCCGTCGATGGCGCCGGCCATGTTGCAGAGCAGTTCCAGATCCTCGTCGGACTTGCCCTGGGCCTGCCACGCCTCCTTCAGGGGACAGCGGTGGAAATGGATTTCCAGCGCGTCGCCGTCGCAGCGCTTGATCTCCGGTGCGAACATGGAATCGCGGTTGGGGATGCCATCGAGGAAGGCGTGGCACAGGCCGGCAAGGTCGTCAGGGCCGTGCGCCGCGTACTTCACGCCCATCGCCTCGCCGAGCCGGCGGGTTGCCTCGCGCCCGATGTCCAGCGCCGTCTCGGTGCCGTAGCGCTCGCGCAGCACGTCGAACATGTGGGCGTAGGACGCGGCCCGCATCGCGTAGGCGTTGCGGAGCTGCGTGGCGTGGTCGGGGGCGGCAGGCGCCTTGGTGTCTTCAGCCATCGTCAGATTTCCCGGATGTCGTTCCAGCGGTATTGCAGGAGTTTGAACGGACCGATGCGTTGCAGCAGGTCGTTGAAGGGCAGGGGCCGCGGCTCGGTCAGCGGCAGCGCCAGCTCGGCGGGATCGCGGCCCAGCGCCGCGTGGGCCAGCTCCCGCCCCAGCGAGACGGACAGGGCGACGCCGCGCCCGTTGCAGCCCGCCCAGGTGAAGGCGTTGGGGCCGAGCTGGTGGACCCGCGGGGTGTAGTCGGTGGTCATGGCGATCCGCCCGTTCCACACATGGTCGAAGCGCAGGCCGCGCAGGGTGGGGAACATGGAGGCCAGCCGCAGGCCGACGATGCGGCGCAGCCGGTCGGCCCCGTCGATGGGGAACAGCAGTGCGCCGCCGCTGACCAGCCGGTGGTCGGCGGTGTAGCGCATGAAGCGCAGGTCGCCGTGGGTGTCCGACATGGCCTGACGGCCGGGCAGGATGCTGCGACGCTGCGCCTCGTCCAGCGGCTGGGTGGCCATCTGCCAGGACAGGACCGGCACGACCTCCGTCCGGATCTCTGGGAAGACCGCGGCGGCGTAGCCGTTGGTGCTCAGCACCAGGGCATGGGCGGTCACCGTGCCGGCCGGCGTGCGGGCGACCCAGCGGTCGCCGCGCCGCTCCACCGACAGGACGGGGGAGTTGATGAAGACCGACGCGCCGGCCTCGACCGCCTTGCCAGCCAGCCCGCGGGCCAGCGCCAGCGGGTTGATGTGGCCGCCGCTGCGGTTCATCCAGCCGCCGTAATAGGCATCGGTGCCCAGCAGGTCCGAAATGCCGGCGCGATCGAGAAGCTCCACCGGAGCGCCCCGGCTGCCCCATTGCTTCGCCCGCCGTTCGGCGATGGCGATGCGGCCCGGCGAATGGACCGGCTGCACCCAGCCGGTTTGCTCGGCGGCGCAGTCGATGCCCAGGCGGCGAATCAGGGCGAACAGGGTTTCGGCGCTGTTGCGGATCAGCGCGACGAAGCGCTCGCCCCGCTCCGGCCCGAACTTGGCGACCAGATCCTCGGGGTCGGGGCGGGTCAGGGTCGGGATGACCTGCCCGTTGTTGCGTCCGGACGCGCCGCGCCCGATCTCCGACGCCTCCAGGACGACGGCGCGCTTGCCCGATTCGGCGGCGTGCAGGGCTGCCGACAGGCCGGTGAAGCCGCCGCCGATCACCAGCAGGTCGGTGTCCACCGCGTGTTCGAGCACCGGAAGGGCCGGCGGCGGCGGGGCCGTGGCCTCCCAAAGAGAGTCGGGCCGTTGCCAGATGCCGCCGGTTCCAGGAACACCGGTCTTCTTCTCTATCGCCTTCACCGTGCCTTGTCCCACGTCTGTCGGGTGAAATCGGCCCGATCATGGGACAAATTGCATACTCGGGCAATTACCATGGAGAGGACGCGGTAATTTTCCTGTTTCATACACAAACCATAGGGAGATAGGAATGGTTTGTACAAGGGCGCTGGAATGAACGCGGAGTCCTGGAACCCCTCTCCCGCCCCGGGGGAGGGCGCCCGCGCAGCGGGCGGGTGAGGGTCACGCGAGTATCAAGGCGCTGAGTCTTGCCGACACCCTCACCCTCCCGCCGCGACGCGGCGGGCCCCTCCCTCTCCCGGGGCGGGAGAGGGGATGGCGGATGCGTCCGCCGTCACGCCGCGCGCGGCAGCACCGTTTCGGCCAGCCGCACCCAATAGCTGAGGCCGATGGGCAGGACCGCGTCGTTGAAGTCGTAATGCGGGCTGTGCAGGTTGCGACCGCCGTCCGACGGCCCGGCGCCGACCCAGACGTAGCAGCCCGGCCGCTGTTGCAGCATGAAGGCGAAATCCTCAGCGCCCATGCTGGGCATCGGGTCCAGGTCCAGCCCCGATTCGCCGACGACTCCGGCGGCGGCGCTGCGGGCCAGCTCGGTCGCCCCGGCCTCGTTCACCGTCGACGGGTAGCGGCGCTCGTAGCGCATCTCCGCCTCGACCCCGAAGCCGGTGGCGATGGCCTTCGCCAGTTCGCCCATGCGGCGCTCCACCATGTCCTGCACCTCCTTGCGGAAGGTGCGGGTGGTTCCACGCAGGACGGCGGTGGCCGGAAGGACATTCCACGTATCGCCCGCGTGAAACTGCGTGACGCTGACCACGGCGGAATCGACCGGATGCACGCTGCGGCTGGCAATGGTCTGCCAGGCGTTGACGATCTGGGTGCCGGCCAGGATCGTGTCGGTGCCCAGATGGGGCATGGCGGCGTGGGTGCCCTTGCCGGTCAGGGTCAGTTCGAAGATGTCGTAGGCGGCCATGATGGGGCCGGGGCGCAGCGCGATCTTGCCGACCTCCAGCCCCGGCCAGTTGTGCATGCCGTAGACCTGCTCGACGGGGAACTTCTCGAACAGCCCCTCCTCGACCATCACACGCCCGCCGCCCTCGTTCTCCTCCGCGGGCTGGAAGACGAAGGCGATGGTGCCCTGGAAGTTGGGATGCGCCGACAGGTGGCGCGCCGCGCCCAGCAGCATCGCCGTGTGCCCGTCATGCCCGCAGGCGTGCATGCGCCCCGGATTGCGCGACGCGTGGGGCAGGTTGGTCTGCTCGTGGATGTGCAGGGCGTCCATGTCGGCGCGGAAGGCGACCGCCGGCCCCTCGCCGTTGCGCAGCACGCCGACCACGCCGGTCTTGGCGAGGCCGCGGTGAACCTCCAGCCCGAAGGAGGCCAGCTTCTCCGCCACGAAATCGCTGGTCCGCTCCTCCTCGAAAGCCGTTTCCGGGTGGGCGTGCAGGTCGCGCCGCCACGCGGTCATGTCGGCCGTCAGCGCCTCCGTCCCGTCGATCGTCCTCACCATGTCCCTGGTTCCCTGTGTTTCATGAGTGTGTGCGAATGATCTTGCCCAAAAAAGCCCCTGCCGTGCAAAGCGCACGACGATGCGGTGCCGTCACATCACCCTTGCAGGGCGGCCCGGTTTCGTGCAGGATGTGAGTGAACGTTCACTCATAATGAACGCCACGAACGGGAACGCCATGTCCAAAGACGCCCGCATCGACGCACGCAACAAGGTCCGGGACGCCGCCATCGCGCTGTTCGCCCAGAAGGGGGTGAAGGCGACGACCATCAAGGACATCGCCCGCGCCGCCGGGGTGTCGGAGGGGGCGCTGTACCGCCATTGGGCCAGCAAGGAGGAGCTTGCCGCCGCCCTGTTCGCCGCCGAATACACCGCCCTGTCGCATGACCTGCGCGCGGCGGCGGGGAGCGGCCCGGCGCCGCAGCGGCTGCGCCGCGTCATCGCCTGGGCTTTCGGGCTGGTCGAGGCGGCGCCGGACCGCGCGCGCTTCCTCCTGCTGTCACAGCACGACGCTCTGCCGCTGGTTCCAGACGGGCTGGAGACGCCGGTGGACGTGGTCTGCGCCATCGTCGGCGACGGCATCGCGGAGGGGAGCATCGTCGATGCCGACCGCGAGGCGCTGGCCCACACCGTGATCGGCGCCATCGTCCTCAACATCCAGTCGCACGTTTACGGACGGCAGATGGCGCCGCTCGGCACGTTGGCCGACACGGTCGCCGACGCGCTGCTGCGCGGCCTGTCCACCGGAAAGGGAGCCTGAAGCATGAGCGAAGTCGGCCTTCTCGCCACGCGGCGCTTCCTGCCGCTGTTCGTGACGCAATTTCTGGGTGCCTTCGGCGACAATGTGCTGCGCGGCGCCATCGCGGTGCTGGCCGTCTACGGCATGGCGGGGTCGGCGGGCGACGGCGCGCTGATCTCGACGCTCGCCGCGGCGGCCTTCACCGTGCCCTTCCTGCTGTTCTCGGCGACCGCCGGCCAGCTGGCCGACCGGTTCGACCGCACGCTGATCGCCCGCGCCGTGAAGGTCGCGGAGATCGGCCTGATGGCGATCGCCGCCTGGGGCATCCTGCGCGCCGACCTCGGCGTGCTGATCGTCGCGCTGGTCGGCATGGGCGCCCATTCCACCGTCTTCGGGCCGGTCAAGTACGGGCTGCTTCCCGATTTGCTGAAGCCGGAGGAGCTGACCGCCGGCAACGGTCTGGTGGAGGCCGGGACCTTCGTGGCGATCCTGCTGGGCACCATCGCCGGCGGCTCGCTGGCCCTGGCCCACCCGCTGGCGCTTCCGGGGCTGCTCGGGGCGACGGCGCTGGGCGGGCTGGCGGCGTCGCTGCTGATCCCGCGGGCGGGCAACGCCGACCGGACGGTGCGTGTCGGGCTGAATCCGGTGTCGGTCACCCTGCGCGTTCTGCGCGCCACCGCGCAGGACCGCGTGTCGATGCTGGCGATCTACGGCATCTCGGTCTTCTGGGGCGTCGGCGCGGTCGTCATGGCGCAGTTCCCGGCCATCGCGCGGGAAACGCTGGGCACCGACAGCGAGGGGGCGACCCTGCTGCTGGCGGTCTTCGCCGTGGGCGTGGCGGTCGGTTCCGTGTTCGCCGGGCTGGGGCACCGGGTGCCGTCGCGCGCCGACGCGCGGCGCGCCGCCCTGGCGGGCCTTGTCGCGGCGCTGGCCGGGGCGGCGCTGCCCTTCCTGACGCCCGACGCGCCGTCGGCGGAGCCGCTGTCGGCGCTGGCCCTGCTGGCCCAGCCCTGGGCGATGCCGCTGCTGGCCGACCTGTTCCTGATCGCCGCGGCGGGCGGCGCCTTCGCCGTGCCGCTCTACGCGCTGATCCAGCACCGGGCCGCACCCTCGGCCCGCGCGCGGGTGATCGCGGCGGCCAACGTGGTCAATGCGCTGTTCATGGTGGTCGGCTCGGGCGTCGCGGCGGCCATGCTGGCGCTGGGCGTCACGCCGCTGACCGTCGCCGCCTGGGGCG from Azospirillum brasilense includes the following:
- a CDS encoding NAD(P)/FAD-dependent oxidoreductase, which codes for MKAIEKKTGVPGTGGIWQRPDSLWEATAPPPPALPVLEHAVDTDLLVIGGGFTGLSAALHAAESGKRAVVLEASEIGRGASGRNNGQVIPTLTRPDPEDLVAKFGPERGERFVALIRNSAETLFALIRRLGIDCAAEQTGWVQPVHSPGRIAIAERRAKQWGSRGAPVELLDRAGISDLLGTDAYYGGWMNRSGGHINPLALARGLAGKAVEAGASVFINSPVLSVERRGDRWVARTPAGTVTAHALVLSTNGYAAAVFPEIRTEVVPVLSWQMATQPLDEAQRRSILPGRQAMSDTHGDLRFMRYTADHRLVSGGALLFPIDGADRLRRIVGLRLASMFPTLRGLRFDHVWNGRIAMTTDYTPRVHQLGPNAFTWAGCNGRGVALSVSLGRELAHAALGRDPAELALPLTEPRPLPFNDLLQRIGPFKLLQYRWNDIREI
- a CDS encoding M20 aminoacylase family protein — protein: MVRTIDGTEALTADMTAWRRDLHAHPETAFEEERTSDFVAEKLASFGLEVHRGLAKTGVVGVLRNGEGPAVAFRADMDALHIHEQTNLPHASRNPGRMHACGHDGHTAMLLGAARHLSAHPNFQGTIAFVFQPAEENEGGGRVMVEEGLFEKFPVEQVYGMHNWPGLEVGKIALRPGPIMAAYDIFELTLTGKGTHAAMPHLGTDTILAGTQIVNAWQTIASRSVHPVDSAVVSVTQFHAGDTWNVLPATAVLRGTTRTFRKEVQDMVERRMGELAKAIATGFGVEAEMRYERRYPSTVNEAGATELARSAAAGVVGESGLDLDPMPSMGAEDFAFMLQQRPGCYVWVGAGPSDGGRNLHSPHYDFNDAVLPIGLSYWVRLAETVLPRAA
- a CDS encoding TetR/AcrR family transcriptional regulator → MSKDARIDARNKVRDAAIALFAQKGVKATTIKDIARAAGVSEGALYRHWASKEELAAALFAAEYTALSHDLRAAAGSGPAPQRLRRVIAWAFGLVEAAPDRARFLLLSQHDALPLVPDGLETPVDVVCAIVGDGIAEGSIVDADREALAHTVIGAIVLNIQSHVYGRQMAPLGTLADTVADALLRGLSTGKGA